A window from Pangasianodon hypophthalmus isolate fPanHyp1 chromosome 4, fPanHyp1.pri, whole genome shotgun sequence encodes these proteins:
- the nhsl2 gene encoding NHS-like protein 2 isoform X3 — translation MRTAMRWKRRRSPGQGRQVEAKSSNSSFTAPFFRATTNLDSESKRTAHFQSSWQQHVNVFGSWSRPECVQELHQEAQLNLQSLLQDFEEQLYDNRVTGQTFRHPSSQSSEDTSTTLSRSPSSINSKKPEFVFLPANKQVCEDETTSLGIRAQDPAACSSDRSLLGWNSSVGPPVAEKPRWHLSRHSSAHLVPIDVTGQSFDKHASELQAPFRTEKAVNPKTIRRPRSVIAGPDVTLHCQGDGKILAVDLIQGACSPDSSQPRSLEPTTENTGEQHIPLRKTQSDREHSVPASPKASTGMMDHATLMCPSSSWNGPKGSTFSPSWNDSYNYALSPNPVAKQPLSKPGTLDSGGGGLMCPSQTSSAMSMSSVSHSSSFTFISEPSGHMTYAVTHGNAIKGKRNETEGAASSPAAGNGLNKCEQEKRSTRANAFKFRERSLSTPTDSGSLCSTDNMCCPGETVPIVREGESYALLYPSNSSEDNTSTDNVSVATGSDFFPMSRLRSRSRSISLKKPKKKPPPPVRSVSLVKNLSAIGGMGPHHGEGHIRDGRPKSLFIPRDHNFQDSFQPEFLMASKPDEETHSSLETASDTSQPPDREADLAFPPHWQLSEWKSNNDPYRSLSGSSTATGTTVIECIKVRGSSESLNSPSNSRATSPSPLSIEAETKVSPFKPPCLMSPSSGYSSQSETPTPTITNSAITGLTPTGCKMRPKIPERKSSLPATSPKDKSQSRLSFELPVNSPIDLSAVKPKPKASRRHSDTSTTSKPGKLSQSSQPMVTTTDLRNIRLRSVSRSELEDSPDGSSDIIEEEQGRDISPPTTPCSSKPPKPPVAVKPPLPKRPMNLMLKSPSSSPHTQESPPASPVDRPMPVANIYMVVRKPKPKRPSQSSVSPSAVTPQEQLPRHPPPLPELDLEHGIPIEEDFTFPSSPEKEDIGKTLRSQSPISCITELDKKKPKVPPPVPKKPNVLLLPSPTVQVPSNGITEKQSLLLESGSQSPLGPPPSEAEEASYNEDDQEIPTNQEILGSCNAQDENQGHLEVLGNEENHNIPEDGTPKDVGSIQDVDIKAFTAEIMTEAPMEENSSVKDKTELHITEETDDDVLVHTPTTHTTEDLFTIIHRSKRKVLGRKEPAFGSRQSLVSPVKSSSSDIRTLTLGSTPRSNSRNENFMALLQKKGSKSSSGTRVSAMELLKSTNPLARRVTEFSMSELDAAGTDPSKMALPDQ, via the exons ccACCACCAACTTGGACTCGGAGAGCAAGCGAACGGCCCACTTCCAATCGTCATGGCAACagcatgtgaatgtgtttggCTCATGGAGTAGGCCGGAGTGTGTGCAGGAGCTGCACCAAGAGGCTCAGCTCAACCTCCAGAGCCTGCTGCAAG ACTTTGAGGAGCAGCTGTATGATAACAGGGTAACTGGGCAGACATTCCGGCACCCTTCCTCTCAGAGCTCAGAGGACACCTCCACTACGCTCAGCCGCTCGCCTTCCTCAATCAACAGCAAGAAACCAGAGTTTGTCTTCCTG CCTGCAAATAAACAGGTGTGTGAGGATGAGACAACCTCATTAGGGATCCGGGCTCAGGACCCGGCCGCTTGTAGCTCGGACCGCTCCCTCCTGGGCTGGAACTCTTCTGTGGGGCCCCCAGTTGCTGAAAAACCTCGGTGGCACCTGAGTCGACACTCCTCTGCACACCTCGTCCCTATCGATGTCACAG GCCAGAGCTTTGATAAGCACGCCAGCGAACTCCAGGCCCCCTTTAGAACTGAAAAGGCGGTTAACCCAAAGACCATCCGCCGCCCAAGGAGTGTGATCGCAGGCCCTGATGTCACGCTGCACTGCCAAG GTGATGGCAAGATTCTTGCTGTTGATCTGATACAAGGTGCCTGTTCTCCTGACTCTTCCCAGCCGAGATCTCTGGAACCCACCACAGAGAATACAGGCGAGCAGCACATACCTTTACGGAAAACtcagagtgacagagagcaCAGTGTCCCCGCATCCCCCAAAGCCTCCACAGGCATGATGGACCATGCCACTCTTATGTGCCCCAGCTCTTCCTGGAATGGCCCAAAGGGTTCCACCTTCTCTCCCTCCTGGAATGACTCCTACAACTATGCCCTATCCCCAAACCCTGTTGCCAAGCAGCCTTTGTCCAAACCTGGAACATTAGACTCTGGTGGAGGTGGCCTCATGTGCCCGTCCCAAACCAGCTCTGCCATGTCCATGAGTTCTGTATCACACTCTAGCTCCTTTACTTTCATCTCAGAACCTTCTGGGCACATGACATATGCAGTCACACATGGAAATGCAATTaagggaaaaagaaatgagACTGAGGGTGCAGCATCCAGTCCAGCTGCCGGTAATGGCCTCAATAAATGTGAGCAAGAGAAGAGATCAACACGAGCCAATGCTTTCAAGTTCCGTGAACGCTCCCTTTCAACACCAACAGATTCTGGATCTCTCTGCTCAACAGACAACATGTGCTGTCCAGGGGAGACAGTGCCTATAGTCCGAGAAGGTGAGAGCTATGCCTTGCTGTACCCTAGCAACAGCTCTGAGGACAACACCAGCACTGACAATGTGTCTGTAGCAACAGGGTCTGACTTCTTCCCAATGAGTAGACTGAGGTCACGATCACGAAGCATCTCACTGAAGAAGCCCAAAAAGAAGCCACCACCTCCAGTACGCAGCGTGTCCCTAGTAAAGAACTTGTCAGCAATTGGTGGGATGGGCCCACACCATGGTGAAGGACATATCAGAGATGGTAGGCCTAAGAGCCTCTTCATACCACGTGATCATAATTTCCAGGATTCATTCCAGCCCGAGTTTCTTATGGCATCTAAACCAGATGAGGAGACACACAGCAGTTTAGAGACAGCCTCTGATACATCTCAGCCCCCTGACAGAGAAGCTGACCTAGCCTTCCCCCCTCACTGGCAGCTCAGTGAGTGGAAGTCCAACAATGACCCTTATCGTTCATTATCAGGCTCCAGCACTGCTACAGGTACAACAGTAATTGAATGCATTAAGGTGCGTGGAAGCTCAGAATCCCTGAATTCACCATCAAACTCTCGTGCTACTTCTCCTTCCCCACTTTCCATTGAAGCAGAGACTAAGGTCTCTCCATTCAAGCCTCCATGTCTTATGTCCCCCTCAAGTGGATACTCTAGTCAGTCTGAGACTCCCACCCCAACTATTACAAACTCTGCCATCACTGGACTCACCCCAACAGGGTGCAAGATGCGCCCAAAGATCCCAGAGAGGAAGTCCTCACTTCCAGCCACCTCGCCAAAAGACAAATCTCAGTCTCGTCTCTCTTTTGAGTTACCTGTGAATTCCCCAATAGACTTGTCGGCTGTCAAACCCAAACCTAAAGCTAGCCGGAGGCACTCAGACACATCTACCACCAGCAAACCAGGAAAATTGAGTCAGTCATCACAGCCCATGGTTACCACAACAGATCTGCGAAACATCAGACTCCGCTCAGTAAGCCGCTCAGAACTTGAGGACAGTCCTGATGGCTCCTCTGACATCATAGAGGAGGAGCAAGGACGTGATATTAGCCCTCCTACCACCCCATGTAGCTCTAAGCCACCCAAGCCACCAGTTGCAGTAAAGCCACCACTCCCCAAACGACCCATGAACTTGATGCTAAAGTCTCCCTCATCATCGCCTCATACTCAGGAATCTCCACCAGCCTCCCCAGTAGACCGGCCAATGCCTGTAGCCAACATCTACATGGTGGTGAGGAAGCCTAAACCTAAGAGGCCATCCCAATCATCAGTCAGTCCATCTGCAGTTACACCTCAAGAGCAGTTGCCAAGACATCCACCCCCTCTACCTGAGCTTGACCTAGAACATGGGATACCAATTGAGGAGGATTTTACCTTTCCTAGCAGTCCAGAGAAAGAGGACATAGGCAAGACCCTTCGTAGTCAAAGTCCCATTTCCTGCATAACTGAATTGGACAAGAAGAAACCCAAGGTACCACCACCAGTACCCAAAAAGCCAAATGTTCTTCTCTTACCTTCCCCTACTGTTCAGGTGCCAAGCAATGGCATTACAGAAAAGCAAAGCCTCCTACTTGAAAGTGGTTCTCAGTCACCTCTAGGCCCACCACCATCTGAAGCTGAGGAGGCTTCTTATAATGAAGATGACCAAGAAATACCTACTAACCAAGAGATTCTAGGAAGTTGCAATGCACAAGATGAAAATCAAGGACACCTGGAGGTTCTTGGAAATGAAGAAAATCATAATATACCAGAGGATGGCACCCCGAAGGATGTTGGATCTATTCAAGATGTTGACATAAAGGCATTCACTGCAGAAATAATGACAG AAGCTCCAATGGAGGAAAACAGCTCTGTCAAAGACAAGACAGAACTGCATATCACTGAAGAAACAGATGATGATGTGCTTGTCCACACACCTACCACCCATACAACTGAAGACCTTTTCACAATCATACACAG GTCTAAGCGGAAAGTCCTTGGGCGTAAGGAGCCAGCATTTGGCAGTCGTCAGAGCCTTGTGTCACCTGTgaaaagcagcagcagtgacaTTCGAACACTGACACTGGGCAGCACTCCAAGGTCAAACTCTCGGAATGAGAACTTCATGGCTCTTCTCCAGAAGAAGGGCAGCAAGTCAAGCAGTGGAACGCGGGTCTCTGCCATGGAACTGCTGAAGAGCACAAACCCTTTGGCTCGCCGTGTCACTGAGTTTTCTATGTCGGAGCTGGATGCTGCTGGAACTGACCCATCTAAAATGGCTCTACCAGACCAGTGA
- the nhsl2 gene encoding NHS-like protein 2 isoform X4: MFWDRKHGTMGNSQRRAKGRHKIKGATATTNLDSESKRTAHFQSSWQQHVNVFGSWSRPECVQELHQEAQLNLQSLLQDFEEQLYDNRVTGQTFRHPSSQSSEDTSTTLSRSPSSINSKKPEFVFLPANKQVCEDETTSLGIRAQDPAACSSDRSLLGWNSSVGPPVAEKPRWHLSRHSSAHLVPIDVTGQSFDKHASELQAPFRTEKAVNPKTIRRPRSVIAGPDVTLHCQGDGKILAVDLIQGACSPDSSQPRSLEPTTENTGEQHIPLRKTQSDREHSVPASPKASTGMMDHATLMCPSSSWNGPKGSTFSPSWNDSYNYALSPNPVAKQPLSKPGTLDSGGGGLMCPSQTSSAMSMSSVSHSSSFTFISEPSGHMTYAVTHGNAIKGKRNETEGAASSPAAGNGLNKCEQEKRSTRANAFKFRERSLSTPTDSGSLCSTDNMCCPGETVPIVREGESYALLYPSNSSEDNTSTDNVSVATGSDFFPMSRLRSRSRSISLKKPKKKPPPPVRSVSLVKNLSAIGGMGPHHGEGHIRDGRPKSLFIPRDHNFQDSFQPEFLMASKPDEETHSSLETASDTSQPPDREADLAFPPHWQLSEWKSNNDPYRSLSGSSTATGTTVIECIKVRGSSESLNSPSNSRATSPSPLSIEAETKVSPFKPPCLMSPSSGYSSQSETPTPTITNSAITGLTPTGCKMRPKIPERKSSLPATSPKDKSQSRLSFELPVNSPIDLSAVKPKPKASRRHSDTSTTSKPGKLSQSSQPMVTTTDLRNIRLRSVSRSELEDSPDGSSDIIEEEQGRDISPPTTPCSSKPPKPPVAVKPPLPKRPMNLMLKSPSSSPHTQESPPASPVDRPMPVANIYMVVRKPKPKRPSQSSVSPSAVTPQEQLPRHPPPLPELDLEHGIPIEEDFTFPSSPEKEDIGKTLRSQSPISCITELDKKKPKVPPPVPKKPNVLLLPSPTVQVPSNGITEKQSLLLESGSQSPLGPPPSEAEEASYNEDDQEIPTNQEILGSCNAQDENQGHLEVLGNEENHNIPEDGTPKDVGSIQDVDIKAFTAEIMTEAPMEENSSVKDKTELHITEETDDDVLVHTPTTHTTEDLFTIIHRSKRKVLGRKEPAFGSRQSLVSPVKSSSSDIRTLTLGSTPRSNSRNENFMALLQKKGSKSSSGTRVSAMELLKSTNPLARRVTEFSMSELDAAGTDPSKMALPDQ; this comes from the exons ccACCACCAACTTGGACTCGGAGAGCAAGCGAACGGCCCACTTCCAATCGTCATGGCAACagcatgtgaatgtgtttggCTCATGGAGTAGGCCGGAGTGTGTGCAGGAGCTGCACCAAGAGGCTCAGCTCAACCTCCAGAGCCTGCTGCAAG ACTTTGAGGAGCAGCTGTATGATAACAGGGTAACTGGGCAGACATTCCGGCACCCTTCCTCTCAGAGCTCAGAGGACACCTCCACTACGCTCAGCCGCTCGCCTTCCTCAATCAACAGCAAGAAACCAGAGTTTGTCTTCCTG CCTGCAAATAAACAGGTGTGTGAGGATGAGACAACCTCATTAGGGATCCGGGCTCAGGACCCGGCCGCTTGTAGCTCGGACCGCTCCCTCCTGGGCTGGAACTCTTCTGTGGGGCCCCCAGTTGCTGAAAAACCTCGGTGGCACCTGAGTCGACACTCCTCTGCACACCTCGTCCCTATCGATGTCACAG GCCAGAGCTTTGATAAGCACGCCAGCGAACTCCAGGCCCCCTTTAGAACTGAAAAGGCGGTTAACCCAAAGACCATCCGCCGCCCAAGGAGTGTGATCGCAGGCCCTGATGTCACGCTGCACTGCCAAG GTGATGGCAAGATTCTTGCTGTTGATCTGATACAAGGTGCCTGTTCTCCTGACTCTTCCCAGCCGAGATCTCTGGAACCCACCACAGAGAATACAGGCGAGCAGCACATACCTTTACGGAAAACtcagagtgacagagagcaCAGTGTCCCCGCATCCCCCAAAGCCTCCACAGGCATGATGGACCATGCCACTCTTATGTGCCCCAGCTCTTCCTGGAATGGCCCAAAGGGTTCCACCTTCTCTCCCTCCTGGAATGACTCCTACAACTATGCCCTATCCCCAAACCCTGTTGCCAAGCAGCCTTTGTCCAAACCTGGAACATTAGACTCTGGTGGAGGTGGCCTCATGTGCCCGTCCCAAACCAGCTCTGCCATGTCCATGAGTTCTGTATCACACTCTAGCTCCTTTACTTTCATCTCAGAACCTTCTGGGCACATGACATATGCAGTCACACATGGAAATGCAATTaagggaaaaagaaatgagACTGAGGGTGCAGCATCCAGTCCAGCTGCCGGTAATGGCCTCAATAAATGTGAGCAAGAGAAGAGATCAACACGAGCCAATGCTTTCAAGTTCCGTGAACGCTCCCTTTCAACACCAACAGATTCTGGATCTCTCTGCTCAACAGACAACATGTGCTGTCCAGGGGAGACAGTGCCTATAGTCCGAGAAGGTGAGAGCTATGCCTTGCTGTACCCTAGCAACAGCTCTGAGGACAACACCAGCACTGACAATGTGTCTGTAGCAACAGGGTCTGACTTCTTCCCAATGAGTAGACTGAGGTCACGATCACGAAGCATCTCACTGAAGAAGCCCAAAAAGAAGCCACCACCTCCAGTACGCAGCGTGTCCCTAGTAAAGAACTTGTCAGCAATTGGTGGGATGGGCCCACACCATGGTGAAGGACATATCAGAGATGGTAGGCCTAAGAGCCTCTTCATACCACGTGATCATAATTTCCAGGATTCATTCCAGCCCGAGTTTCTTATGGCATCTAAACCAGATGAGGAGACACACAGCAGTTTAGAGACAGCCTCTGATACATCTCAGCCCCCTGACAGAGAAGCTGACCTAGCCTTCCCCCCTCACTGGCAGCTCAGTGAGTGGAAGTCCAACAATGACCCTTATCGTTCATTATCAGGCTCCAGCACTGCTACAGGTACAACAGTAATTGAATGCATTAAGGTGCGTGGAAGCTCAGAATCCCTGAATTCACCATCAAACTCTCGTGCTACTTCTCCTTCCCCACTTTCCATTGAAGCAGAGACTAAGGTCTCTCCATTCAAGCCTCCATGTCTTATGTCCCCCTCAAGTGGATACTCTAGTCAGTCTGAGACTCCCACCCCAACTATTACAAACTCTGCCATCACTGGACTCACCCCAACAGGGTGCAAGATGCGCCCAAAGATCCCAGAGAGGAAGTCCTCACTTCCAGCCACCTCGCCAAAAGACAAATCTCAGTCTCGTCTCTCTTTTGAGTTACCTGTGAATTCCCCAATAGACTTGTCGGCTGTCAAACCCAAACCTAAAGCTAGCCGGAGGCACTCAGACACATCTACCACCAGCAAACCAGGAAAATTGAGTCAGTCATCACAGCCCATGGTTACCACAACAGATCTGCGAAACATCAGACTCCGCTCAGTAAGCCGCTCAGAACTTGAGGACAGTCCTGATGGCTCCTCTGACATCATAGAGGAGGAGCAAGGACGTGATATTAGCCCTCCTACCACCCCATGTAGCTCTAAGCCACCCAAGCCACCAGTTGCAGTAAAGCCACCACTCCCCAAACGACCCATGAACTTGATGCTAAAGTCTCCCTCATCATCGCCTCATACTCAGGAATCTCCACCAGCCTCCCCAGTAGACCGGCCAATGCCTGTAGCCAACATCTACATGGTGGTGAGGAAGCCTAAACCTAAGAGGCCATCCCAATCATCAGTCAGTCCATCTGCAGTTACACCTCAAGAGCAGTTGCCAAGACATCCACCCCCTCTACCTGAGCTTGACCTAGAACATGGGATACCAATTGAGGAGGATTTTACCTTTCCTAGCAGTCCAGAGAAAGAGGACATAGGCAAGACCCTTCGTAGTCAAAGTCCCATTTCCTGCATAACTGAATTGGACAAGAAGAAACCCAAGGTACCACCACCAGTACCCAAAAAGCCAAATGTTCTTCTCTTACCTTCCCCTACTGTTCAGGTGCCAAGCAATGGCATTACAGAAAAGCAAAGCCTCCTACTTGAAAGTGGTTCTCAGTCACCTCTAGGCCCACCACCATCTGAAGCTGAGGAGGCTTCTTATAATGAAGATGACCAAGAAATACCTACTAACCAAGAGATTCTAGGAAGTTGCAATGCACAAGATGAAAATCAAGGACACCTGGAGGTTCTTGGAAATGAAGAAAATCATAATATACCAGAGGATGGCACCCCGAAGGATGTTGGATCTATTCAAGATGTTGACATAAAGGCATTCACTGCAGAAATAATGACAG AAGCTCCAATGGAGGAAAACAGCTCTGTCAAAGACAAGACAGAACTGCATATCACTGAAGAAACAGATGATGATGTGCTTGTCCACACACCTACCACCCATACAACTGAAGACCTTTTCACAATCATACACAG GTCTAAGCGGAAAGTCCTTGGGCGTAAGGAGCCAGCATTTGGCAGTCGTCAGAGCCTTGTGTCACCTGTgaaaagcagcagcagtgacaTTCGAACACTGACACTGGGCAGCACTCCAAGGTCAAACTCTCGGAATGAGAACTTCATGGCTCTTCTCCAGAAGAAGGGCAGCAAGTCAAGCAGTGGAACGCGGGTCTCTGCCATGGAACTGCTGAAGAGCACAAACCCTTTGGCTCGCCGTGTCACTGAGTTTTCTATGTCGGAGCTGGATGCTGCTGGAACTGACCCATCTAAAATGGCTCTACCAGACCAGTGA